The proteins below come from a single Eucalyptus grandis isolate ANBG69807.140 chromosome 3, ASM1654582v1, whole genome shotgun sequence genomic window:
- the LOC104429607 gene encoding mediator of RNA polymerase II transcription subunit 22b-like isoform X1, translating to MHGMLSFGGGEARIGSSVLMCERASERRIMNRGGGAGAGLGSGSGPTAAAAAAAAQKQKTLLQRVENDIGNIVDNFSHLVNVARVNDPPVRNSQEAFMMEMRAARMVQAADSLLKLVSELTQTAIFSGFASLNDHVEQRIVEFNQQAEKSDRTLSRIAEEAAASLKELESHYYSSLQRTTHPTES from the exons ATGCATGGGATGCTTTCGTTCGGAGGTGGCGAGGCAAGAATTGGTAGTTCGGTTTTGATgtgcgagcgagcgagcgaacGAAGA ATAATGaacagaggaggaggagcaggagcagGCCTAGGTAGTGGGAGTGGGCCCACAGCTGCCGCAGCAGCTGCAGCTGCCCAGAAGCAGAAGACACTCTTACAAAGAGTTGAAAACGACATTGGCAACATTGTTGACAATTTCAGTCATCTTGTGAATGTCGCCAGA GTGAATGACCCTCCAGTCAGAAACTCACAAGAAGCTTTCATGATGGAGATGCGTGCAGCAAGAATG GTTCAAGCGGCTGATTCACTGCTGAAATTGGTATCGGAGCTGACACAGACTGCCATATTTTCAGGATTCGCATCTCTAAACGACCATGTTGAACAGAGAATTGTTGAGTTCAACCAACAAGCCGAAAAATCAGATCGTACGTTGTCTAGAATTGCGGAGGAGGCAGCCGCCAGTCTCAAAGAGCTTGAATCTCATTACTACTCTTCATTGCAGAGGACGACTCATCCCACAGAATCTTAG
- the LOC104429607 gene encoding mediator of RNA polymerase II transcription subunit 22b-like isoform X2, whose translation MNRGGGAGAGLGSGSGPTAAAAAAAAQKQKTLLQRVENDIGNIVDNFSHLVNVARVNDPPVRNSQEAFMMEMRAARMVQAADSLLKLVSELTQTAIFSGFASLNDHVEQRIVEFNQQAEKSDRTLSRIAEEAAASLKELESHYYSSLQRTTHPTES comes from the exons ATGaacagaggaggaggagcaggagcagGCCTAGGTAGTGGGAGTGGGCCCACAGCTGCCGCAGCAGCTGCAGCTGCCCAGAAGCAGAAGACACTCTTACAAAGAGTTGAAAACGACATTGGCAACATTGTTGACAATTTCAGTCATCTTGTGAATGTCGCCAGA GTGAATGACCCTCCAGTCAGAAACTCACAAGAAGCTTTCATGATGGAGATGCGTGCAGCAAGAATG GTTCAAGCGGCTGATTCACTGCTGAAATTGGTATCGGAGCTGACACAGACTGCCATATTTTCAGGATTCGCATCTCTAAACGACCATGTTGAACAGAGAATTGTTGAGTTCAACCAACAAGCCGAAAAATCAGATCGTACGTTGTCTAGAATTGCGGAGGAGGCAGCCGCCAGTCTCAAAGAGCTTGAATCTCATTACTACTCTTCATTGCAGAGGACGACTCATCCCACAGAATCTTAG